One window of the Candidatus Microbacterium colombiense genome contains the following:
- a CDS encoding GntR family transcriptional regulator, which translates to MIITETKSFGESKQLLAEEVFHHIGQQIIDGVLPPQHRIRDVDVAEEFHVSRTPVREALQRLERLGLVMMYPSRYTEVTTVTPEIVEQTREFAGYQTGVSARLGLPRISQQQREQLAELVQDLHAALDRDDATTGTRWALFSFLSDHSGNAQHTALMNDIEVAVFRNLRDWRVPVKDRDRMHAVYAGLHDAILLGDGDAAERLARSMYYV; encoded by the coding sequence ATGATCATCACGGAGACGAAGAGTTTCGGAGAGAGCAAGCAGTTGCTCGCCGAGGAGGTCTTCCACCACATCGGTCAGCAGATCATCGACGGCGTGCTGCCGCCGCAGCATCGGATCCGCGATGTCGACGTCGCCGAGGAGTTCCACGTGTCGCGCACGCCCGTGCGCGAAGCACTGCAACGCCTCGAACGACTCGGCCTGGTCATGATGTATCCGAGCCGATACACGGAGGTCACCACGGTCACGCCGGAGATCGTCGAGCAGACACGCGAGTTCGCCGGGTACCAGACCGGCGTCTCGGCCCGCCTGGGGCTCCCCCGGATCTCGCAGCAGCAGCGCGAGCAGCTCGCCGAACTCGTGCAGGATCTGCATGCGGCGCTCGACCGGGATGACGCCACCACGGGCACCCGCTGGGCTCTGTTCTCGTTCCTGAGCGATCACAGCGGGAACGCCCAGCACACGGCACTGATGAACGACATCGAGGTCGCGGTGTTCCGCAACCTCCGCGACTGGCGCGTGCCCGTGAAGGACCGTGATCGCATGCACGCCGTCTACGCGGGCCTTCACGACGCGATCCTGCTCGGCGACGGCGACGCCGCGGAACGGCTCGCACGCTCGATGTACTACGTGTGA